From the genome of Methanothrix soehngenii GP6:
GCTCTTTCCGATATTAACGACCCCTTCGTTTCTTTTAGGATCATAAACCCCATAAGGGATAGCGGCTCCAATCGCTTTGGATGGGAAATCATACACATTAACCAGTTCTGGTTGTCCTTTTTGCCTCCAAGTCCTGCCTGAATTCTTGTAGTTGCCGACGAGTTCCTTTTTCTTTGCATCTACAGAAATTACAGGATCACCTGCATCAATGAATTTGGCGGCTTGACTACTGACATAGCGGAATTGAGTATCTCTCTCTGGACCTGACTTACCTTCTAGGTTTTTTCGATTGGCTTGAAGCGAGTAGCCGCTTTCCTTCAATAGCCGTCTCACTGTATCATGACTTACTTTATGACCTCTCGATTGCAGTTCTTCGGCGATGGCATAGGTTGATTTATATGTCCATTTGAGAAGACTCATTGGGTCGCCTGCTGTACTCTCTTCCATTATTTTTTCTAGGTCGTTCAATAGGTTTGGCTCTCTATCTGCAACTCGTTTTCGACCACCACCCGGCTTGCGAAGCCTTTCGGGTGGCTTCAGATCTTCGTTGCTCTCAAGCTCTTGAATGCCCTTATTGATAGTAGTACGCGAAAATCCAGTTATGGCAGAGACTTTTGAGACACCGCCCCATCCAAGTTCAAGAGCCTTCGCAGCCGCAAAACGCCTTGCCTGGATCGGATCTGCACCTGACAAGGCTTTTAGGAATGGTTCATAGTCTACTTCGCTTTCCATAATATATAAACGATGTTCTACAATATAAAGTTGTCTATTTTATTTTGCGTCAACAACTTAGTTAAAACAACAATGAATAGCGCCATAAGTAGCCAACCCGCGATGCGCTCGAACATGATCGCATATTTCCAATAACCATTAACATACCAATCCTAAACTCCGCCCTTTTTAATAACCATATTTGCCTCAACAGGCACGCTAATTTCCATCTTTTCCAAAATCATCCTCTGTTTTTTAGAGACTTCTGTAAGCCTCCACTTTCCACCGACTTTAACTGCTCGCAACTTTGACAATTCCATCAGAATCTCCTCGATAGAACTCTTATCGAGCAGCTTTGCCTCCCTGGCCCTCCGGAGCAAAATCGCTCTCAGTATCAGCGATATGAAGAAGATGAACAGCAAGCCCTGCAATGTTTCGACCTTCTGCACTCTCAGAGGCATAACCTCAAGTTCATTCTTCAGATCATCGAACTTCTTCTCGACCTCGTCTCTCTCTCGATAGAGAGAAAGAACCTCATCCCAGTTTCGTCTTGATGAAGAAAGTAGAATTGTCTTTCCAAATCGATTTACAGCCTGCGATATTGCATTCACTCGTCTGCTAAGATGAATCTTCTTGCCTTCCAGAGTGTACTCAAAATATCTTTCAAAATTTCCTGCTGTCCGCTTGAATTGGTCGATAGGGTTTCGGAACTCTTTTCCGTCAATGGCGCATTCGATATCGATTAATCGATTGTAGAACGAATTTGTCTCTAATCCTTCCCGCTTCTTGTTAAACAGGACATATCCATAGGCATCGACAGAACCAATTTGAATCTCACTTTCCAGGACATAGAAGATGTCGCCACCAAATCTTTTAGCATTAGCTGGGCTCTCAATTTCCCTATTCGTCTCACTGATCAAGCCCTTGCCGACATTGACGCTAAAAGGAAGAGGAATGATGAAATCGATATTCGCGTCGTTCATTTCTTTTATATTATTCTCACTGTAGAATCCGCGATCCAAGATGAATAGACTCTTCGATATTCCAAGCGCTTTGACCTCAGCTACAAGGTTTTTCAGAGTCACAACATCGCTGATGCTGCCTGGAAACAGTTTGAAATAGAGGGGCAGATGCCGATGCAATGAGAGAACCAGGCCGAGGTTAACTTGGGGCAGGTCAAGACCATCGCGATTGTATCCCCACTCCAGCCAATCGATATTTCGGGAAGCCGATGAGAGCGATGTAATATCGAATATCAGCGTCTCATCCTCGCCGGCGATCAAAGAATTATAGAACGAATTCATGGACTTTTCTTTTGTGGCCAATCGCTCCAGAAAATTAGACAGCCATTGGGAACTGAAGGATTCTTTCAGTGAATACATCTCTGGCAGAAACGAGTCATCAAGAACGGTGTTTAAATTCTTAAGAGAGGTTTGATGAAGCAGCTTGCTCATTGCCATGGCCAAAATTATATCGCCATCTTCGCCAAACGATTCTGAAAGCTTCTTTCTGAGCTGAATCTCACTACTTACCGAATCCAGAAGATATGCCGGGCCCAACGATTTCGTTGTCTTGACATCTCGTTCTGCTGTTTTCGGGATGATATGGCCTGTTGCTTCATCCCAAACGCCAAGATATCGCCGTTTCTGCCGGGATTGTTTCTTCTCTGGATCCCAATAATTTTCGGCTTCGTAAGCATATGTCCGCCCGCGGATCTTCTGCTTGACCAGATATGTCATAGCTAAGAGTAATAACCATAATAGTATAAATAACCTTCGGTCAATCCGCGGGCAGAAGGATTCAGCGAGAAAAATGGTTATTGCAC
Proteins encoded in this window:
- a CDS encoding ISAzo13-like element ISMco6 family transposase — its product is MESEVDYEPFLKALSGADPIQARRFAAAKALELGWGGVSKVSAITGFSRTTINKGIQELESNEDLKPPERLRKPGGGRKRVADREPNLLNDLEKIMEESTAGDPMSLLKWTYKSTYAIAEELQSRGHKVSHDTVRRLLKESGYSLQANRKNLEGKSGPERDTQFRYVSSQAAKFIDAGDPVISVDAKKKELVGNYKNSGRTWRQKGQPELVNVYDFPSKAIGAAIPYGVYDPKRNEGVVNIGKSHNTAEFAVESIRQWWNLVGKYRYAGCKNLLICADGGGSNGSRNRGWKFFLQQLADEIGITITVSHFPPGTSKWNKIEHCMFSFISMNWRGKPLSSYETIIKLIGSTKTKKGLRIEARLDDRDYETGIKILDEDMARLKISVHELYPMWNYSIEPRLTTSK
- a CDS encoding IS1634 family transposase gives rise to the protein MTYLVKQKIRGRTYAYEAENYWDPEKKQSRQKRRYLGVWDEATGHIIPKTAERDVKTTKSLGPAYLLDSVSSEIQLRKKLSESFGEDGDIILAMAMSKLLHQTSLKNLNTVLDDSFLPEMYSLKESFSSQWLSNFLERLATKEKSMNSFYNSLIAGEDETLIFDITSLSSASRNIDWLEWGYNRDGLDLPQVNLGLVLSLHRHLPLYFKLFPGSISDVVTLKNLVAEVKALGISKSLFILDRGFYSENNIKEMNDANIDFIIPLPFSVNVGKGLISETNREIESPANAKRFGGDIFYVLESEIQIGSVDAYGYVLFNKKREGLETNSFYNRLIDIECAIDGKEFRNPIDQFKRTAGNFERYFEYTLEGKKIHLSRRVNAISQAVNRFGKTILLSSSRRNWDEVLSLYRERDEVEKKFDDLKNELEVMPLRVQKVETLQGLLFIFFISLILRAILLRRAREAKLLDKSSIEEILMELSKLRAVKVGGKWRLTEVSKKQRMILEKMEISVPVEANMVIKKGGV